The Rhodoferax sediminis genome has a segment encoding these proteins:
- a CDS encoding MarR family winged helix-turn-helix transcriptional regulator: MNAVLDPSPQAALKTLGCTNLRLRQLMRHVGQHYDLEMAKVGLRTTQYSLLSHVLKLGPVRPTELAKAMQLGASTLTRNLKPLVDAGWVELSAGSDARSRSVTITAQGRAKRAEAQHHWRAAQQSLNRLLGTQRVLALHGLIDESIDLLSSVDSGNAQA; the protein is encoded by the coding sequence ATGAATGCTGTACTCGATCCGTCCCCGCAGGCGGCTCTCAAAACACTGGGCTGCACCAATCTGCGCCTGCGCCAGCTGATGCGGCACGTCGGCCAGCATTACGACCTTGAGATGGCCAAGGTAGGTCTCAGGACGACGCAGTATTCGCTGTTGTCGCACGTCCTCAAGCTGGGGCCGGTCCGCCCCACCGAGCTTGCCAAAGCCATGCAGTTGGGCGCGTCCACGCTGACGCGCAACCTCAAACCGCTGGTCGATGCCGGCTGGGTCGAGCTGTCTGCCGGCAGCGATGCGCGCAGCCGCAGTGTCACCATCACCGCGCAGGGGCGCGCCAAGCGCGCCGAGGCCCAGCATCACTGGAGGGCGGCGCAGCAAAGCCTGAACCGGCTGCTGGGCACGCAGCGGGTGCTGGCGCTGCACGGCCTGATCGATGAGTCGATCGACCTGCTCTCTAGCGTTGATTCCGGCAACGCCCAAGCGTAG
- a CDS encoding carbohydrate ABC transporter permease: protein MSTATTADVDSAGMSFLESIPRRAVTVYLPLLVFLFVLLFPFYWMAITSVKPDAELLSREGNPFWVVGATLTHFHKLLFETSFPAWMWNTVLVSVVATAFSLAAAVLAAYAIERLRFRGSRHVGLGIFLAYLVPPTILFIPLANVVFKLGLFDTRLALILTYPTFLIPFCTWLLMGYFRSIPYELEECALIDGASRWQILVKIVLPLAVPGLISAGIFAFTLSWNEFIYALTFISSSEIKTLSVGVVTELVQGDVYQWGPLMAGALLGSLPVAIVYSFFVEYYVSGMTGAVKE, encoded by the coding sequence ATGAGTACTGCCACCACCGCCGACGTCGACTCCGCCGGCATGAGCTTTCTGGAATCCATACCGCGCCGCGCGGTAACGGTGTATCTGCCGCTGCTCGTATTCCTGTTCGTGCTGCTGTTCCCGTTCTACTGGATGGCCATCACCTCGGTGAAGCCCGATGCCGAGCTGCTCTCGCGCGAAGGCAACCCCTTCTGGGTAGTTGGCGCGACCTTGACGCACTTCCACAAGCTGCTGTTCGAGACCTCGTTCCCCGCATGGATGTGGAACACGGTACTTGTATCTGTCGTGGCGACCGCCTTTTCACTGGCGGCGGCGGTGCTCGCTGCCTACGCCATCGAGCGGCTGCGCTTTCGCGGCTCCAGGCACGTTGGGCTGGGGATCTTCCTTGCCTACCTGGTGCCACCGACCATTCTGTTTATCCCGCTGGCCAATGTGGTGTTCAAACTCGGTCTGTTCGACACGCGCCTGGCGCTGATCCTGACGTACCCCACCTTTCTGATTCCGTTCTGCACCTGGCTGCTGATGGGCTACTTCCGCTCGATTCCGTACGAGCTCGAAGAGTGTGCACTGATCGACGGCGCCAGCCGCTGGCAGATCCTGGTCAAGATCGTCCTGCCACTGGCGGTGCCGGGGTTGATCTCGGCCGGCATCTTCGCGTTCACGCTGTCGTGGAACGAGTTCATCTACGCGCTGACCTTCATTTCGTCGTCGGAGATCAAGACGCTGTCGGTCGGCGTCGTGACCGAGCTGGTGCAGGGTGATGTCTACCAATGGGGTCCGCTGATGGCGGGCGCCTTGCTGGGTTCCCTGCCCGTGGCCATCGTCTATTCCTTCTTCGTCGAATACTACGTTTCCGGCATGACAGGCGCAGTCAAGGAATAA
- a CDS encoding carbohydrate ABC transporter permease: MLQKLQNSRNALGFIFMLPAALLLVLFLTYPLGLGIWLGFTDAKVGRPGGWIGLENYKFLLGDSVTQLALFNTLFYTTVASVFKFFLGLWLAVLLNRNIRFKTFFRAVILLPYIVPTALSAIAFWWIYDSQFSIISWALVKMGLIDHYIDFLGSPWNARFAVIAANIWRGVPFVAITLLAGLQTISPSYYEASAIDGATPWQQFRHVTIPLLTPIIAVVMTFSVLFTFTDFQLIYVITRGGPLNATHLMATLAFQRAINGGALGEGAAIAISMVPFLLACIMVSFFGLQRRTWQQGGTDK; the protein is encoded by the coding sequence ATGCTGCAAAAACTGCAAAACAGCCGCAACGCCCTGGGTTTCATTTTCATGCTGCCGGCCGCACTATTGCTGGTGTTGTTCCTGACGTATCCGCTCGGACTGGGCATCTGGCTGGGCTTCACCGATGCCAAGGTCGGACGTCCCGGCGGCTGGATCGGCCTCGAGAACTACAAGTTCCTGCTCGGCGACAGCGTCACCCAACTTGCCCTGTTCAACACGCTGTTCTACACGACGGTCGCGTCGGTGTTCAAGTTCTTTCTGGGACTGTGGCTCGCGGTCCTGCTGAACCGCAACATCCGCTTCAAAACCTTCTTCCGCGCTGTCATCCTGCTGCCCTACATTGTGCCGACGGCGCTGTCGGCGATCGCCTTCTGGTGGATCTACGACTCGCAGTTCTCGATCATCAGCTGGGCGCTGGTCAAGATGGGGCTGATCGATCACTACATCGACTTCCTCGGCTCGCCGTGGAACGCGCGCTTCGCCGTCATCGCTGCCAACATCTGGCGCGGCGTGCCCTTCGTCGCGATCACGCTGCTGGCGGGCCTGCAAACGATCTCGCCCTCATACTACGAAGCATCGGCGATCGACGGCGCCACGCCGTGGCAGCAGTTCCGCCATGTCACGATCCCCCTTTTGACACCGATCATTGCCGTGGTGATGACCTTCTCGGTGCTGTTCACCTTCACCGATTTTCAGCTGATTTACGTGATCACCCGCGGCGGCCCGCTGAATGCGACGCACCTGATGGCGACGCTCGCGTTCCAGCGCGCGATCAATGGCGGTGCGCTCGGCGAAGGCGCGGCGATCGCGATCTCGATGGTGCCGTTCCTGCTCGCTTGCATCATGGTCAGCTTCTTCGGTCTGCAGCGCCGGACCTGGCAACAGGGAGGGACCGATAAATGA
- a CDS encoding ABC transporter substrate-binding protein — translation MSGFNRRKFLKKTSAAASAAAVAPMLWPLPARAQWNNQPEKGAKLRVLRWSQFVQGDIDAYMVNVKKFIDKTGIEVRVDREGWEDVRPKAAVAANTGAGPDIILSTNDDANLYPEKLLDVTDLCEYLGKKYGGWYPVCDAFLRPDGKHWIGVPLGSAGSMMVYRGSMLKAAGFDSFPKDTDGFLKMYKALKEKGTPGGMALGNATGDGLWCNWLVWAFGGKLVDTNNKVVIDSPETIKALEYGRELYANFIPGTLSWLDPNNNKAFLDGQISVTNNGISIYYAAKNSPDPKLKEMALDIQHASFPIGPVGVPTESQLFFNQMIMKYTKYPKAAKEFLRFMMEQEQYDPWQTAAGGYVAPALAAYAKGAVWTSDPKNTPYRDAVKNMRPAGYAGKLGYASAGSAADFIVVNMVAEAASGAKTPKEAAERAQKRAERYYKV, via the coding sequence ATGTCCGGTTTCAATCGTCGTAAATTCCTCAAGAAAACATCGGCAGCGGCCAGCGCCGCCGCGGTCGCGCCCATGCTCTGGCCACTACCGGCCCGGGCCCAATGGAACAACCAGCCCGAAAAGGGCGCCAAGTTGCGGGTGCTGCGCTGGAGCCAGTTCGTGCAGGGCGACATCGACGCCTACATGGTCAACGTCAAGAAATTTATCGATAAAACCGGCATCGAAGTGCGTGTCGACAGGGAAGGATGGGAAGACGTGCGTCCGAAGGCGGCAGTCGCCGCCAACACCGGCGCCGGGCCCGACATCATTCTGTCGACCAACGACGACGCCAACCTGTACCCCGAGAAGCTGCTCGACGTCACCGACCTGTGCGAATACCTCGGCAAGAAATACGGCGGCTGGTACCCGGTGTGTGACGCCTTCCTGCGCCCCGACGGCAAGCACTGGATCGGCGTGCCGCTCGGTTCGGCGGGCTCGATGATGGTCTACCGCGGGAGCATGTTGAAGGCGGCGGGCTTCGACAGTTTCCCGAAGGACACGGACGGTTTCCTGAAGATGTACAAGGCGCTGAAAGAAAAGGGAACCCCCGGCGGCATGGCGCTCGGCAACGCGACTGGCGACGGCCTGTGGTGCAACTGGCTGGTTTGGGCGTTCGGCGGCAAGCTCGTCGACACGAACAACAAGGTGGTGATCGACAGCCCCGAGACGATCAAGGCGCTCGAGTATGGCCGCGAGCTGTACGCCAACTTCATCCCCGGCACCTTGTCGTGGCTGGACCCGAACAACAACAAGGCCTTCCTGGACGGCCAGATCAGCGTCACCAACAACGGCATCTCGATCTACTACGCGGCGAAGAACTCACCCGACCCGAAGCTCAAGGAGATGGCGCTCGATATCCAGCACGCCTCGTTCCCCATCGGCCCGGTCGGCGTGCCGACCGAGTCACAGCTGTTCTTCAACCAGATGATCATGAAGTACACCAAGTACCCGAAGGCGGCCAAGGAGTTCCTGCGCTTCATGATGGAGCAGGAACAGTACGACCCCTGGCAAACGGCCGCCGGCGGCTATGTCGCGCCGGCGCTCGCGGCCTACGCGAAGGGCGCCGTCTGGACCTCCGATCCGAAAAACACGCCTTACCGCGATGCGGTCAAGAACATGCGCCCTGCCGGCTACGCCGGCAAGCTCGGCTATGCATCGGCCGGTTCGGCGGCCGACTTCATCGTTGTCAACATGGTGGCTGAAGCAGCGAGCGGCGCAAAGACGCCAAAGGAAGCGGCAGAGCGTGCGCAAAAGCGTGCCGAGCGCTATTACAAGGTCTGA
- a CDS encoding SDR family NAD(P)-dependent oxidoreductase, whose protein sequence is MSTISSQISFGLQGRVCIVTGGAQGIGEACARRFAREGALVVITDVDDTRGQKLAQELGALYVHCDVGDKAQVDSLVAQAMAAHGRIDVLVNNAGIFKAAEFLDVAEADFDAVLRVNLKGSFLVGQAVAREMARVRRGNIVNMSSVNGVLTIPTIASYNVSKGGINQLTRVMALALADQGIRVNAVAPGTIATELAAKAVLTSEEARARIMSRTPMKRLGEPSEVADVVAWLASDAASYVTGEIVTVDGGRMTLNYTVPV, encoded by the coding sequence ATGAGCACTATTTCTTCACAAATTTCGTTCGGGCTGCAAGGCCGGGTGTGCATCGTCACTGGCGGTGCGCAGGGCATCGGCGAGGCCTGCGCCCGCCGCTTCGCGCGCGAGGGCGCCCTGGTCGTGATCACCGATGTGGACGACACACGCGGCCAAAAACTGGCGCAGGAACTCGGCGCCCTGTATGTGCATTGCGATGTCGGCGACAAGGCCCAGGTGGATTCTCTGGTGGCGCAGGCCATGGCCGCGCATGGCCGCATCGACGTGCTGGTCAACAACGCGGGCATCTTCAAGGCCGCGGAATTTCTGGACGTCGCCGAGGCGGATTTCGATGCCGTGCTGCGCGTCAACCTCAAGGGCTCGTTCCTGGTCGGGCAGGCCGTGGCCCGCGAGATGGCCAGGGTGCGCCGGGGCAACATCGTCAACATGAGCTCGGTCAACGGCGTGCTGACCATTCCCACGATTGCCAGCTACAACGTCAGCAAGGGCGGCATCAATCAGCTGACACGCGTGATGGCGCTGGCGCTGGCCGACCAGGGGATTCGCGTGAACGCCGTGGCGCCCGGCACCATCGCCACCGAACTCGCGGCCAAAGCCGTGCTGACCAGCGAGGAGGCCAGGGCCCGCATCATGAGCCGCACGCCGATGAAGCGCCTCGGCGAGCCCTCGGAAGTGGCCGACGTGGTCGCGTGGCTTGCCAGTGATGCAGCCAGCTACGTCACCGGCGAGATCGTCACCGTGGACGGCGGGCGCATGACGCTGAACTACACCGTGCCGGTGTAG
- a CDS encoding MFS transporter, whose protein sequence is MFAQQVSIWLQRRGIHYSWVMAAVTFLTMLTMSAALGLPGVILQPLSHEFGWTNEQISSALALRFALYGLMGPFAAVLMERWGLRAVMCTGLALVGGGMALATLATQLWQLFILWGLMLGLGTGLTALVLGAVVANRWFTARRGLVIGMLTASSATGQLAFLPLAAWIIEHAGWRYAVIPIFIGSALVALLALCLVRNRPCDIGLAPLGEAFVPGSTPVAAAAMTFRTPFVALREASGSRTFWILFGTFFICGLSTNGLVQTHFVSLCADYGLTAVPAASVLAMMGAFDFFGTILSGWLSDRYDNRKLLFWYYGLRGLSLFWLPHSTFTLYGLSIFAMFYGLDWIATVPPTVKLAGASFGKERVGLVFGWIFAAHQIGAATAAYGAGLTRTLLLTYTPALYAAGGACLLAAIAVMAMRRPSVAPMATVNPVRSAS, encoded by the coding sequence ATGTTCGCCCAACAAGTCTCCATCTGGCTGCAACGCCGCGGCATTCACTACAGCTGGGTCATGGCGGCCGTCACCTTTCTCACCATGCTCACCATGTCGGCCGCGCTGGGCCTGCCGGGCGTGATCTTGCAGCCGCTGAGCCACGAGTTCGGCTGGACCAACGAGCAGATCTCCTCCGCGCTGGCGCTGCGCTTTGCACTGTATGGCCTGATGGGACCGTTTGCCGCCGTGCTGATGGAGCGCTGGGGGCTGCGCGCCGTGATGTGCACCGGACTGGCGCTGGTCGGCGGCGGCATGGCGCTGGCCACGCTGGCGACCCAGCTCTGGCAGTTGTTCATCTTGTGGGGTTTGATGCTGGGCCTGGGCACCGGCCTGACGGCGCTGGTGCTGGGAGCCGTGGTGGCGAATCGCTGGTTTACCGCCCGGCGCGGGCTGGTGATTGGCATGCTGACCGCGAGCTCGGCCACCGGGCAGCTGGCTTTCCTGCCGCTGGCCGCCTGGATCATCGAGCACGCGGGCTGGCGCTATGCGGTGATTCCGATCTTTATCGGCAGCGCGCTGGTGGCGCTGCTCGCGCTGTGCCTCGTGCGCAACCGGCCCTGCGACATCGGACTGGCGCCGCTCGGGGAGGCGTTCGTGCCCGGCAGCACACCCGTCGCTGCGGCGGCCATGACATTTCGCACGCCCTTTGTGGCGTTGCGCGAAGCCTCGGGCAGCCGCACGTTCTGGATTCTGTTCGGTACTTTCTTTATCTGCGGCCTGAGCACCAACGGCCTGGTGCAGACGCACTTCGTGTCACTGTGCGCCGACTACGGCCTCACGGCGGTGCCTGCGGCATCGGTGCTGGCGATGATGGGCGCCTTCGACTTTTTCGGCACCATCCTCTCGGGCTGGCTCTCGGACCGCTACGACAACCGCAAGCTGCTGTTCTGGTACTACGGGTTGCGCGGCCTCTCGCTGTTCTGGCTGCCGCATTCCACCTTTACGCTCTACGGCCTGTCGATTTTTGCCATGTTTTACGGCCTGGACTGGATCGCCACGGTGCCGCCCACCGTCAAGCTGGCCGGTGCGAGCTTTGGCAAGGAGCGTGTCGGTCTCGTCTTCGGATGGATTTTTGCGGCGCATCAAATCGGCGCCGCCACCGCTGCCTATGGCGCGGGGCTGACGCGCACGCTGCTGCTGACCTACACCCCGGCGCTGTATGCCGCCGGCGGCGCCTGCCTGCTGGCGGCGATCGCCGTGATGGCGATGCGCCGGCCCTCGGTAGCGCCAATGGCGACAGTCAACCCCGTCAGAAGCGCCTCATGA
- a CDS encoding 2-dehydro-3-deoxygalactonokinase, translating to MKHLLAVDWGTSSLRGALLDRHGKVLQERTFARGILTVPPGEFATVFEACFEPWTRAAGTFCLISGMAGSRQGWVEAPYCACPAGLDDIARQLVWVTPGCIAIVPGLRCEQDSIPDVMRGEETQVFGALQLLDLRDAVLVLPGTHSKWVRVASNRMEHFTTFMTGEFYALLRQHSILARTLPGDDGDLDVDAFNQGVALALHSASLLQTAFSARTLSLFERLPAAALPSYLSGLVIGEELRTQPLEAGAQVVLVGADTLTQRYELALAQRRVPVRRVGQDAAWRGLWAIASALSSSPTGIP from the coding sequence GTGAAACATTTGCTCGCCGTCGATTGGGGCACCTCATCGCTGCGCGGCGCGCTGCTGGACAGGCACGGCAAGGTGTTGCAGGAGCGAACGTTTGCACGCGGCATCCTGACCGTGCCACCGGGTGAATTTGCTACAGTATTTGAAGCATGCTTCGAACCGTGGACAAGGGCTGCAGGCACTTTTTGCCTGATATCCGGAATGGCCGGCAGCCGCCAGGGCTGGGTCGAGGCGCCCTACTGCGCCTGCCCTGCGGGGCTCGACGACATCGCACGCCAACTGGTCTGGGTGACGCCGGGGTGCATCGCCATTGTGCCGGGCCTGCGCTGCGAACAGGACAGCATCCCTGACGTCATGCGCGGCGAAGAAACCCAGGTGTTCGGTGCGCTGCAACTGCTGGACCTGCGGGACGCCGTGCTGGTGCTGCCGGGCACGCACAGCAAGTGGGTGCGCGTGGCCTCCAACCGCATGGAGCACTTCACCACCTTCATGACCGGCGAGTTCTATGCGCTGCTGCGCCAGCATTCCATCCTCGCGCGCACCCTGCCCGGCGATGACGGCGACCTCGACGTGGACGCGTTCAACCAGGGCGTCGCGCTCGCCTTGCATAGCGCCAGCCTGCTGCAAACCGCCTTCAGTGCGCGCACGCTGTCACTGTTTGAACGCCTGCCCGCAGCGGCGCTGCCCAGCTACCTGTCGGGGCTGGTGATTGGCGAAGAATTGCGCACGCAGCCGCTGGAGGCCGGCGCGCAGGTGGTCCTCGTGGGCGCCGACACACTGACCCAGCGTTACGAGCTGGCGCTGGCGCAGCGCCGCGTGCCGGTGCGGCGCGTCGGCCAGGACGCCGCCTGGCGCGGGCTGTGGGCCATTGCCAGCGCCCTGTCGTCCTCTCCCACAGGAATACCATGA
- a CDS encoding IlvD/Edd family dehydratase yields MSQSPKKKPEELRSQQWFGRQDRDGFNYRSWVKGKGVPHDQFDGRPVIGICNTFSELTPCNSHFRTLAEQVKIGVYEAGGFPLEFPVMSLGETLLRPTAMLYRNLASMDVEESIRGNPLDGVVLLMGCDKTTPSLVMGAASVDLPTIGVSGGPMLNGKWRGQELGSGTGVWSMSEQVRAGTLKLQDFFEAESCMHRSHGHCMTMGTASTMASMVEALGIGLPGNAAYPAVDGRRNVLARMAGRRAVGMVHEDLKLSKILTREAFENAIKTLAAIGGSTNAVIHLIAMAGRIGVKLTIDDFDRLAGELPCLVNLQPSGKFLMEDFCYAGGLPVVLKEIAQHLHLGAVTANGLTIGENIADAQNYNTEVIRPLATPFKEKAGIAVLRGNLSPRGAVIKPSAATPRLMVHKGRAVVFENIEDFHRRIDDESLDIDENCVMVLKNCGPKGYPGMAEIGNMPLPPKILRRGITDMVRISDGRMSGTAYGTVILHTAPEAAAGGPLAVVQNGDMIELDVPRRVLHLHVSDEELARRLAQWKAPEPPMSSGYWKLYIDRVLQADEGVDLDFLVGQRGSFVPRDNH; encoded by the coding sequence ATGAGCCAATCACCGAAGAAAAAACCCGAAGAACTCCGCAGCCAGCAATGGTTCGGCCGCCAGGACCGCGACGGCTTCAACTACCGCAGTTGGGTCAAGGGCAAGGGCGTGCCGCATGACCAGTTCGACGGCCGCCCGGTCATCGGCATCTGCAACACCTTCAGCGAACTCACACCCTGCAATTCGCACTTCCGCACGCTGGCCGAGCAGGTCAAGATCGGTGTGTACGAGGCCGGCGGCTTCCCGCTCGAATTTCCGGTCATGTCGCTTGGCGAGACGCTGTTGCGCCCGACCGCCATGCTGTACCGCAACCTGGCGTCGATGGACGTGGAAGAAAGCATTCGCGGCAACCCGCTCGACGGCGTGGTGCTGCTGATGGGCTGCGACAAGACCACGCCCTCGCTGGTGATGGGCGCGGCCAGCGTGGACCTGCCGACCATCGGCGTCAGCGGCGGGCCCATGCTCAACGGCAAATGGCGCGGCCAGGAACTGGGCTCGGGCACCGGCGTGTGGAGCATGAGCGAGCAGGTGCGTGCCGGCACGCTCAAGCTGCAGGATTTCTTCGAAGCCGAGAGCTGCATGCACCGCAGCCACGGTCATTGCATGACCATGGGCACGGCGAGCACCATGGCCAGCATGGTGGAAGCGCTGGGCATCGGGCTGCCCGGCAACGCGGCCTATCCGGCGGTCGATGGGCGCCGCAACGTGCTGGCACGCATGGCGGGACGGCGCGCCGTCGGCATGGTGCACGAAGATCTGAAGCTGTCGAAAATCCTGACGCGCGAGGCGTTTGAAAATGCCATCAAGACCCTGGCGGCGATCGGCGGCTCGACGAATGCCGTGATCCACCTGATTGCGATGGCCGGGCGCATCGGCGTGAAGCTGACGATCGATGATTTTGACCGGCTCGCGGGCGAGCTGCCGTGTCTGGTGAATCTGCAGCCATCCGGGAAATTCCTGATGGAGGACTTCTGCTATGCCGGCGGCCTGCCCGTCGTGCTGAAGGAGATCGCGCAGCATCTGCACCTTGGGGCCGTCACGGCCAACGGCCTCACCATTGGCGAGAACATTGCCGACGCGCAGAACTACAACACCGAGGTCATCCGGCCGCTGGCCACGCCCTTCAAGGAGAAGGCCGGCATCGCGGTGTTGCGCGGCAACCTGTCGCCGCGCGGCGCGGTCATCAAGCCCAGCGCCGCCACGCCCAGGCTGATGGTGCACAAGGGCCGCGCCGTGGTGTTCGAGAACATCGAGGACTTTCACCGGCGCATCGACGACGAGTCGCTCGACATCGACGAGAACTGCGTCATGGTGCTGAAGAACTGCGGGCCCAAGGGCTATCCCGGCATGGCGGAAATCGGCAACATGCCGCTGCCGCCCAAGATACTGCGCCGCGGCATTACCGACATGGTGCGCATCAGCGACGGGCGCATGAGCGGCACGGCCTACGGCACGGTGATCCTGCACACCGCGCCCGAAGCCGCCGCCGGCGGGCCGCTGGCCGTGGTGCAAAACGGCGACATGATCGAGCTCGACGTGCCGCGCCGCGTGCTGCACCTGCATGTGAGCGACGAGGAACTGGCGCGCCGGCTGGCCCAATGGAAAGCCCCTGAGCCGCCCATGTCGTCGGGCTACTGGAAGCTCTATATCGATCGCGTGCTGCAGGCCGATGAAGGCGTGGACCTGGACTTCCTGGTCGGCCAACGCGGCTCCTTCGTGCCACGGGACAACCATTGA
- the cutA gene encoding divalent-cation tolerance protein CutA, whose protein sequence is MPPANPAELEGMTPYCIVLTTVSGEVQAQALARQIVEARLGACVQIDRVQSVYRWEGQLCSEPECRLTIKTRKACFTALAQFIRAHHAYEVPEIVQIPVAAGSADYLRWIDEGTQSGDDPPR, encoded by the coding sequence ATGCCGCCTGCGAACCCCGCTGAACTGGAAGGTATGACGCCCTATTGCATCGTTCTCACCACCGTCTCCGGCGAAGTGCAGGCGCAAGCGCTGGCGCGCCAGATCGTCGAAGCGCGGCTCGGCGCCTGCGTGCAGATCGACCGCGTCCAGAGCGTTTATCGGTGGGAGGGCCAGCTGTGCAGCGAGCCGGAATGCCGCTTGACCATCAAGACGCGCAAGGCCTGCTTTACGGCACTGGCGCAATTCATCCGCGCGCACCACGCCTATGAGGTCCCCGAGATCGTGCAGATTCCGGTAGCCGCCGGGTCCGCGGATTATTTGCGGTGGATCGATGAGGGCACGCAGTCAGGCGACGACCCGCCGCGCTAG
- a CDS encoding 2-dehydro-3-deoxy-6-phosphogalactonate aldolase, giving the protein MNAHDKFTHALRALPLVGILRGLSPHEALPIGEALTGVGWTLIEVPLNSPQPLQSIEAMASAFPNALVGAGTVLSPGDVRNVHAAGGRLVVAPNFNAAVIQEAVRLGMVCLPGVMTATEAFAALDAGATGLKLFPCEMITPAVVKALRAVLRTDTLLLPVGGITLDNMGAYRAAGASGFGIGSALYQPGMAALAVRENAMNFIAAYEGTIRA; this is encoded by the coding sequence ATGAACGCCCACGATAAATTCACGCACGCGCTGCGCGCCCTTCCCCTGGTCGGCATCCTGCGCGGCCTGTCGCCGCACGAAGCCCTGCCGATCGGCGAAGCACTCACGGGTGTGGGCTGGACGCTGATCGAGGTTCCCCTCAATTCCCCGCAGCCACTGCAAAGCATCGAAGCCATGGCCAGCGCCTTTCCGAACGCCCTGGTCGGCGCGGGCACCGTGCTCAGCCCGGGCGATGTGCGCAACGTTCATGCGGCCGGCGGCCGGCTGGTGGTAGCCCCCAATTTCAATGCCGCAGTGATCCAGGAGGCGGTGCGCCTTGGCATGGTCTGCCTGCCCGGCGTGATGACCGCCACCGAAGCCTTTGCCGCGCTGGACGCGGGCGCCACCGGGCTCAAGCTGTTTCCGTGCGAGATGATCACGCCCGCGGTGGTCAAAGCGCTGCGCGCCGTGCTCCGCACGGACACCCTGCTGCTGCCGGTCGGCGGCATCACGCTGGACAATATGGGCGCCTACCGGGCCGCCGGGGCCAGCGGCTTCGGCATCGGCTCGGCGCTGTACCAGCCCGGCATGGCGGCCCTCGCGGTCCGGGAGAATGCTATGAACTTCATAGCTGCCTACGAGGGTACCATCAGGGCATGA
- a CDS encoding ABC transporter ATP-binding protein yields the protein MAAVQIRGVEKYFGATHVIRGVNIDIEDGQFAVLVGPSGCGKSTLLRMIAGLEEIGGGEIIIGGRVVNKMMPKERDIAMVFQNYALYPHMTVRNNLAFSLMLAKQSRAMADERVMKAADILGLVDLLDRFPRQLSGGQRQRVAMGRAIVRDPQVFLFDEPLSNLDAQLRVQMRTEIKELHQRLETTSIYVTHDQIEAMTMADKIVVMRDGIVEQTGSPLELYDRPANRFVAGFIGSPAMNFLPGVLKRSAGTATVEFRDGLSLPAPIHAGGEDGQSVIYGTRPEHIDLAGAGDGIATEVVVVEPTGADTQIFTKIAGIEVTSVFRERYAFRPGETIRLRPDPARAHLFDAASGVRLAG from the coding sequence ATGGCTGCCGTTCAAATCAGAGGGGTCGAAAAATATTTCGGCGCAACCCATGTCATTCGTGGCGTGAACATCGACATTGAAGATGGGCAGTTCGCCGTGCTCGTGGGACCATCAGGCTGCGGCAAATCCACCCTGCTGCGCATGATTGCGGGCCTTGAAGAAATAGGCGGCGGGGAAATCATCATCGGCGGCAGGGTGGTCAACAAGATGATGCCCAAGGAGCGGGACATCGCGATGGTGTTCCAGAACTACGCGCTATACCCGCACATGACTGTGCGCAACAACCTGGCGTTCAGCCTGATGCTGGCCAAGCAGTCCAGGGCCATGGCCGATGAGCGGGTCATGAAGGCCGCCGACATTCTGGGCCTGGTCGATCTGCTCGACCGCTTTCCGCGCCAACTGTCTGGCGGACAGCGTCAGCGCGTAGCCATGGGGCGTGCCATCGTGCGAGACCCCCAAGTGTTCCTGTTCGACGAACCCTTGTCCAACCTTGACGCGCAACTGCGGGTACAGATGCGCACCGAGATCAAGGAGCTGCACCAGCGCCTCGAAACAACCTCCATTTATGTAACGCACGACCAGATCGAGGCCATGACCATGGCCGACAAGATCGTCGTGATGCGCGACGGCATTGTGGAGCAGACTGGCTCGCCGCTGGAGCTGTACGACCGTCCGGCCAACCGGTTTGTGGCAGGCTTCATCGGCTCCCCAGCCATGAATTTCCTGCCCGGTGTGCTCAAGCGCAGCGCCGGCACCGCCACCGTGGAGTTCCGTGACGGCCTGTCCCTGCCCGCGCCGATCCATGCGGGCGGCGAGGACGGTCAGAGCGTCATTTACGGCACCCGGCCCGAGCACATCGATCTGGCCGGCGCGGGCGATGGCATTGCGACCGAAGTGGTGGTGGTCGAGCCCACGGGAGCAGATACCCAGATCTTCACCAAGATCGCAGGTATCGAGGTCACCAGCGTTTTCCGTGAGCGTTATGCGTTCAGGCCCGGTGAAACCATCCGCCTGCGACCCGACCCCGCACGCGCCCATTTGTTCGATGCTGCCAGCGGAGTGCGCCTGGCAGGCTGA